TGAGCTACAACAACTAAATAAGACAATGTCGGAGAAAGAAGAGGAACTCCGAAAGATGTACGAGGAAAAATCAGCAGAGTTGGGAGAGCTGGAGAATGAGCTGAAGGATCAGAGGAGCCAGACTGAGGAGAAGGAGCAGCAGCTCAGAGGGGCTGAAGCTCAGATCGTGACTTTGGAGACACAAAAATCTGATCTGGAAAATAAAGTTGAAGAAATGGAGAAGAAAGCAGAGGTAGAAACGGATTTCTCTGTAAAAGTCtcatttaatgtttttgtttttaaacttATCTTTGCTATTCATTCATGTCTAGATGTTGCAGCAGCGTCAAACTGGGAGGATGAACGCCCTGCAGGAGCAAATTGCCTCCTTAGAAGAGCAAGTAGCTGCAAACAGAGAAGCCGCAGAAGAGCTTCCAGTCCTGAAGAGACAGCTGGAGGAAACCAATCAGTCCCTCCATCGCATTAATGAGTCCCTAGAAGCTGCTGAGAAGAGTCTCTCTTCTACAAATGAAATAAAGGCCAGTCTGGAGAACGCTCTGTCTGAGAAAACAGAACAGATTTCTGCTGTGGAGAAAGAAATTAAAGATCTCACAGAAAAGATGCAAAGTGAGTCAAAGAGCCACAGTTTAGAGGTGGAAAACTTAGTCAACAAAGAGAAGAGCCTTCGAGAGCAGCTGGAGGTCACTCGGGGGTCGCTGGCTGCTGCTAAAACTGAATCCAGTTCCCGTGGAGACGAGATCCGAGCCATGAAGTCCACTTTGTCTGCAGCTTCACACGGCCTGGAGGAGAGAGATAACGCCATAAAGAGTCTGAAGGAGAAGCTCAAAAAAGCAGAGATGGAGCAGATCAAAGCTTCGGATCTCCTGAAGGAGAAGATGGTCGCCATGAATAAAATCAAGGTTGGTTAAAACTTGTTTTTTAGCTTTAGGCTAAAGTGTTACGCTGGAAAAGACCATTCAAGTTTAAAGTGTGAATTTACTGATTTAAGGTGCAGCTGGAGATGCTGCAGATGGATCTGGAGGACAACGAGTCAGCCATGAGCGTTGCCGACAATCAGATGAAGGAGCTCAAGGAAACCATAGCATCACTAAACACCCAGCTGGCTCAGAGCCAGACCCTGGTGTGTGAGATGGAGGCCAGACTGGAGGAGAGCAAAGCCCAGGTAGGGTTAGGATTTCACACGCATCTTTACTTTACTAATGAGTTTTTACTGACGGCTTCTGTCTATTTTCAGGTCTCTGTGTTAGAAACCCGTCTAGATGAGGTCCAGTCTCAGAACTCTTTGCTGGAGTCTAAATACGTCACGGCTAAGGAGGAGCTGCTGGAGAGGAGCGGTGAAATAACCCGTCTGGAGGAGGACTCGGTCAGACGACAGCAGCTGGAAGAGAGCGTTGCAGCTTTAGAGTCTAAGCTCCGTCAGACCGCCGAGTCAGAGACGAGGCTGCGGCAGACGATTCAGGACAACAATGACCGTCACTGTCTGCTACTGCAGGAGAAGGCCCACCTGGAGGTGGCTCTGAAACAGTTGCTGGACGAGAAAGAGCAAGTCGATGCTGAAAAGGCAGAGAAGAAAAAGCTGGAGGTCCGAGTGGGTGAATTATCCAAAGAGATGAAGCAGCTTCAGACTCGAGTTGAACAACTATTGGAGGAAAAAAAGCAAATGGAAGGGAAAGTTGATCAAATCGCTGCAGAAAAACTCAGAGTTGAATCGGACTATGATCGGGTTGTGGAAGAACGATCCCAGCTGGGTGTTACGCTGAGTTTGGTGAAGGAGGAGAAACTTCAGCTGCAGGGGGAACTCTGTACTCTGACCTCCGAGAAAACAGATCTAGTCTCCACTTTAAAACGGATCACGGATAACTGTTCCCAGGTGTGTGAAGAAAACACGCAACTGCAGTCCAGGATGAGCCGAACGGCCGAGGAGAACCAGCAGCTACAAGCAAACATAGAGAAGCAGCAAGAGGAGATCACTTCTCTCAGAGAGGAGAACCAGTGTGTCCAGCGCTCCCTGGTGTCCTCGGAACAAGAGCGCCAGAACCTGAAGGAGCATCTCGAGGTGACGGAGAAGAAGAATGAAGAGCACAACAAAGAGCAGTATGTCTGGAACCGTCCTCTACTTGATTTTTCCTTCAGCCTGTTTCTGGAGAGGTAAACGCGTTAATATTGTTTCACAGGAACAGGAAGTTTGAGGCAGATCAGGCTGAACTTCACCAGAAGCTCACAgttttacagatggagctgactgagctccagcagcagcacgATCTACTGCTCCAACAGGTGGTCCAACAGCACGGCTTCATACAGCAGCTCTCAGAACCACAGGGCGGCCCAAACCCAGCAGAGGAAATCAGACACGAGGAACCAGAGGCTTCTGGGGTCTCTGGTGAGCGCTGACTGCGGTTACTTAACGTTCAACAGTTTATTTAAGTTTCTAATTATTAGCTTTTATTTCTTCAGCTGAGACGGAAGCCGAGCCAGATTTTGGTACCAGAACCGAGTTTCCTCCACTTAACGAACAGCAGGAGCTTTGTGACAAGGACGAGAGGTAATGGCGAGATTCCTACTAAACACAACATGAAAGTATTgagtgtttgttttttatttaattatgaaTTTAATAAACTCACCTCTGCTCCAACAGAGAGGAAGAGGCGAGCTTCAAGGCGAGTGACTCCGAAACAGGGCTGATCtatgatcagctgctggagaagaAGGAGACGTTTGAAGAAATGAAAAATGACGACGAGGTAGAAAATAAAGAGTCAAAGTCAATGTGGCATAACTGCAAACAGCTTTTTCATCTATGTGTATcacacagggtatccgcgggtccttaaaaagtctgaaatttgctttttcaaatataaggccttaaaaatgacaaataatccttaaatacagtttccaaaggtcttaaattaccaaagacccaataaacaagattcttttatttctataacatttttgtgaatttctagttagtgttcagcaagttttgtgtacgatgttggcgtaagcggaaccgtacacattcagttggttgtgaaagggggctatttttagatgagcacgctagtgggagtttgcgccatggggaagtgcaacattaatggtaactggatggctaatcccacgttcgtgacgtggttagcaccggttccaggcaatagctggaaattatagcttaaatttaattttaaaaactagcttaaatttggtccaagtggccttaaaaaaggtcttaaaaagtcttaaatttggctcccttaaatctgcagataccctgatcacAGCAAAACGATGTGTTTGGATTATTTACAGAACTGATTTTTAACTTTTATTCGTTCAAGGTTTCAGAAAATCAGCCTGAAACTTGTGACTGGCCTTCCGCTCCGAGTCCTAAACAATCTCAGAAATCACCTGGTGAGTTATTTTGTATTTATACCTCTGCTATTAATAATTTTACAGAATGACTGAAACTGTCTGTCTGTCGGTCAGAACACAAATCCTCACAGGAACAAGACTTCAGCTCCTTTAAGGAACTCTTCTCAAAACAAGAGGGCCAGCTGGAGTCTCTCCGCTCAGACTGTGACCTGCTGAGATCTGAGCTGCAGCTGAGAAAAGAGTTGACCTCTGACCTGGAAGTCCAAATTCAGAGCTTGGAGCAGAAAGTTCAGGCTGCAGAGCAGGCGGCTCATGATGCTATGCATCAGCTGAGCACCACTTTGGAGGCAAAGAAAGTTCAGGATGAGGAGGTAGAAGGACAGCACGCTGTCAGCGTCTCAGTGATGTTTGTAGTCCAGAGGTTTTTACGTTTGGGCTTTTCTTTAGGTGACTCAGCTGTTGGAGGAGAAGGAAACGTTAACTCTACAACTGCAAACGTCTAAATGTCAGCTGATGGACGTTGTGGAGATGCTGGAAGGACTTGAGATGGCAAAAGGTTTGTCCTTAAATCTCAAATTGGTGTTTGTTTCTTCTATTTGTGGCattaatgagatgtttttactttcttCTGTAGGTGGATGGGATGAAAAGTTCCTTCAGCAGGAGAGTGAGCTGAAGAGGGTTCGCTCAGAAAAGGCGAACCTGGAGCAGCACATACTGGGAATGGAGTCGGAGCTGGAGGCCATGCAGGTGGAGAGCGGCAGGCTCAAAGAAGAAGTGGAGACGCAGAAGAGGACTTGTTCAGGAATGGAGCAGCAGATGAAAACGCTCCAGACAGAAGTGAGCACTCTGAGCTCAAACATCAACAAATTAGCTCAGGATCTTCTGATTTCTGTTGAGGAACATAACCGAGCTGGACTAAATGTTTTAATTTGTGTCTGCAGACAAGCCAGCTGAGATCTGAACTTGTGTCCTGCACTGAAGACCGAGATGAGTTGAGCCAGTCTTTGGGTCGGTGGAGAGAAAAGGCTCACAGTTTGGAGAAGACTGACTGTGACACCAGGAATTTAATATCCATCCTGGAGGATGACATCAGAGCAGGAGGGAAGGAGAAGGAAGTCCTGCAGAGTAGTGTGGAGAAACTCGAGGCACAGAGGGATCAGGTAACTATTGAAAGATCGAAGAAGAAAATATGTTTTCACTGGTAGTTTTTACTAAAGTGATTCTTTCTGTCCACACAAAGTTGTTGGAGCAGGTTAAGGTTCTGGAACAGGTGATTTCTCAGCACAACGGAGAAACAGAGGAGCTGCTTGGTCGTCTCAATCAGATCAGAGAAGATCAGACCTCCAGCAGTCAAAACACAGAGTCCATGGCCGGCAAGATCCAGGTCTGCTTAAATTAAACCCCAGAAACCGTCTTTCTTCTTAGAGTTTTTGATCCTAACGTTCTGCTTCCCTCCTGCTTTTAAGGCTTTACAGGGAGAAGTGTCCTGTCTGTCTCAGTCTCTGGAGGCGTCTCTGTTGGAAAAAGGAGAGATTGCATCTCGTTTGAACTCCACTCAGGATGAAGTCCAGCAGATGAGGACCGGCATCGAGAAGCTCCAGGTCCGCATCGAGTCTGAtgagaggaagaaaaagaagatggGCGAGCTGCTGAAAGGTAACCCTTAACAACAAACCCTCTAGGGTCACCTTCACAACCGTGTGTTTGAGTTAATGTGGCGTTTTGTTTCTGTAGCTGCCCAGAGGAGATCCGACTCGCTGCAGGATCGCATCGATGCTCTGCAGCGAGAGAAGGAAGATTTGGAGCAAAGTCTAGAGGCAGCTGTGATACAGGTATTCAGTTAAACAAAAAAACATCTGACTGTTTAAAATATTCCTTTCTTATTTAGATTTTCTCTTCAACAGGCTGAAACATCCAAAGCTGAGCTGGAGGATGAGAGGAAAAGGGTACCTTCATGTTAACTTTAACACCTTCTGGGCCTTTCTTTAATACCTGCTTTGCTTTTTCCCTAAGAGTCTTTGTTTGCTTCTCAGGTGGAAGAAGAGAAGAAGGAGCTGAACAAGAAGCTTTCTGACCTCTCTGCCGCCCTTGACAGCCTGAGATGTGAGAAAGCACATCTGGAGAGGGAGCTGGAGGCCAAAAACGGTGAGATCGAAGAGCTGAAGGCAGCCAAGGATGAGTTGGAAAGAGGGCTGGAAAGGGCGGAGTTGGACAGGAGAGAGGAAGAGGAAAGGCAGAGAAATCGAGTGGACGAGCTGGAGAAGGGACGAAGAGAGGATGCGGAGAAACAAATTAGGCACATAGATGATCTCCTGGCccaactgggagcctctcgggagAGGGAGGGTTCACTGGAACAAAAGTGTGTGGAAACGGAAAGAGAAAAGCAGAAGATCCAGTCTGAGCTGGTGGAGCTGGACAAGGAGAAAGAATTTCTGTGTGGTTCacttcaggagctgcaggcagatggAGAAAGGCTCTGCTCTCAGCGGGACGACCTGAGGACACAAATGGAATCTTTGGGAGAAGAAATAAAAGATCTTCAAACACGTCtagaagttaaagaagaagagCTGCGAGCttcggagaaggagaaggaggaagacACAAGAGCATCCGTTAAATCCATCTCCTCTCTCACAGCAGAGAAAGAGCAGTTAGAGGAAAGAAACGGGCGACTAGCAGAAGACAAGGAGAAGCTGCAGCTGAGGCTGTTCACgctggaggaggagagggagaACGTGCTCTGCACTCTGGAGTCTGAGAAACAGGAGAAAGACAAACTGAATCAGGAGAGAAGAGCGTTGGAAGAAGAGAGGAGCACGCTCCAGAGTCAAATCTGCCTGATGGAAAAGGAGAAACAGGAGTTGCATCAAACTCTTTCTCTATCACAACGAGAAATGGAGAAAACAGAGCAGGAAAAACTGAAATTAGAGGCTGAAAAAGAACAACTGCAGTCCTCGGTTTTTAAactagaagaagagaagaagaacctgTCCTCGGTCGTTTCTCTGCTGGATCAGGAGAAGCAGCAGGcagaggaggagagagagaggctcAGAGAAGAACGTGAGATTCTTCAGACGACTGCCGCATCTTTGGAGAAGGAACTAGAAACAAACAGACGGTCCGTCTCAGAACTCGGCAAACAGGTGTGTGAGctcaaagatcaaaaacagggctGGGCTGGAAAATTCCCCCAATGAGGTGGATTCATGTTTGGTATTTATTCCCTCTCCAGGTGTCTGACTTAACGTCTCAAGCTGCTCGTTTGTCTAAAGACAAAGATTCTGCTTTAAGCAAAATGAGCCTGTGGATGAAGTCCTGCAAACAGCTGGAGCAGGAGAAGCAGATGCTGTTGGACAGCTCAGGTGGTTTAATCATCCAATTGGTTAACAACATCAACCAATTAAAGTCTTTAAAAGTTCTACATCTGTTTTCTTTTGTGTCTAGAGAGATTTTTAGTCTCTACGGAAGGAGCAGCTGGTTGAGTCGTGTTTTGTCTTCTCTGGTTTCAGAAGGACGAAGCAGCGAGGACCTTCAGACCCAagtgaacctgctgaagaaggagGCAGAGGAGAGGCAGAAGGAAGCCGAAGGCCTGAAGGCTTCCCTAGAGAAGAAAAAGATGGAGTCAGATGAGAGACTAGAGGAGAATCGTAGAAAAAACAAAGAGCTGAAGGAGCTGACGGACTCCCTCGACAGAAAGAATAAGGAGATTGAGGAGAAGGATTGCGAGTTGGAGGAGGTGAACAGACTTCTGGAGGAGAAAAGCAGAGAGGCTGATGAGAGCTTGGATAAATACTGCAGCTTGATGGTTAAAGTCCATAAACTAGAGGAGAGCAACGAAGGGCTGAAGGTACGATTGGAGCACTTATCTGCAGCTcagcacactaatgaacccaacgACGCAGACAAGCGCCGACGTTCAGGAAGGAAGTCCTCCAAACCGCAGGAAGTTAAAAATGATATGGAGAACCTGGTCCCCTCAACGGCTCTCAGGTCTCCCCGGGGCCCGTCTGCTGGGAAACGAGGTGTCGGCGAGATGAGCGACAAAGATGGCGCCCAGGAAGCTCTGCACAATCTGACAAAGAAGATCAAAGCCAGCGTCGTCATGACAACGCCCAAACCGGGACCTGAGCAGGAGGATGAAGAGTTCAGACCAGAGGGACTTCCTGAGCTGGTGCAGAAAGGTGGGTGATGTTCTAGAGCTGCAGAACTTTACCAACATCTGGCCTCATAACAGAGTTCATTCTCCCCCTCCGTCCTTCAGGGTTTGCTGATATTCCTTTAGGAGAGGCCAGTCCGTTCATCGTGAGGAGAACCACGGCGAGGCGCTGCAGCCCGCGGCTGGCCGGCCGGCAGACTCTACCCGATGCCAAGGTGAGCAAGATTTAAGGAGCTGTTCcaggtggagaggaaaactgatTATTCcttgttaatctgtggatttcttTCTTCAAATATCTCACCTGCTGTTTTAGTTTAAGTCTTTCATGTTGTTTACCCTCAGGTTTTGGGACCCATCCCACTCCAGAGCCCATCTTTAATGGCGAGTCCGTCCCAACGGAGTGAAGACGAGGcagagcagagagagaggcaggttTTAACAGATCAAAGTGCACAAGGTGACAACTGTAAGATCCAGTAGGTTCCTTCACTCCAATGTAGAAACACACGACCCTAACCAATATGTAATTCTCTACATTTACACCATCACATTATTCTATAACACACcagtttactctctctctctgctaAAACCTGAGTCACAAATAAAAACCTacaattatttttctttatttttgttctcAGTTAACCTTCAGAACCAGTCTCCTCTCACGTTTGTCTGCTATGGTTCACTGTCCCTGTCTGGCTGAGGACCAGACATGTTTTTTTAGTGGTTTGAGTTTATAAATAGATTATATCTGCAAAGCTTCACTTATGTGGCAGCTAAGATtgttgctgtagtttttttttcaaCTCTTGgaggtttatatatatatatttagaggTTTTTCTGGTTTTGCTCCACTTTTGTTGTTTTAGTATTAAAATGTTTCTGTTTATTGTAAATAGTTTTTACAGCAAACATTCCTTTTTTTAACTAAACATTTTAAACACTTGTCTGGTCTCTGTCATTTTGGATTAGCCGCTGCTACATGCTAACTAAACATCACTTTTGTGTAGCACACACACAGGGGGGCGGTCCTGAGCCACTGTAGGTGAGTTCTGACTGAACTAAATTAAAGATTTTGGAGGATTTTACTTTAAATTGGAATAACTTTTATgggaaaaacaaaaatgttttcatttgacTAAAAAGTAAAAAGTTCAGCTTTGGAAGCAGCTTGTTAAAAATGTGACGGTATATCTAAAACTGCCATTTTAATTCTCTGCACACGATGACATTTAGCTCACAGATAATTGAGTTTGACTTCATCAGGTCAAACGTGGGACTGAATAGAGCTTCTGCCTCATTTCTCAAAGGTCTAATTCAATTCATGAGGTGGGCTTAAATTAAGACTGATTTCATTGTGcctcactacacacacacatacacacacttatTGCATTATACTGCATATTAAATGTAGAATTTGCACCAAAAATAGTTGATTAATCCCTCAGACTTGCAGTTTTATTGAACTTCTTCAATATATTCTTATACTGTTTTTCCCTTGTGCAATAATAGTTCACTTAGCTTAGATGACATGTCTATACTTTAAAAATCTATCTTTAGTCCTGCCCAGTTAAGTAGGTGTGTTGAGGTTCATGTCTCTGCTCAAGTCAAATTTGAAGCATTTGTAGCTCTCCACTCCGTTTACACTAATCCCCATGGAGAAGATGCACAGCACTATAAAGGACCTGTGTTTGTATGGCGCCTTATTAggcttctacaaccccccaaggtgcttcacaacacaatcgttcattcacacgctggtggggagctTTGAttcggccacagctgccctggggtgcagtgGCAgtggcgaggcctgccgaacactggcgccacgggACTCTTGGACCACCACTGTGAAAGTGCTTCCAGATTTTGATCCATACGTTTGACCGAAAGAGCAGAAATCTGTAGAACAGCGTGAACACTGAAGATTTCATCAACTGTACTGTTTTATTCTTCGACATACAGGTCGGCTGATAAATCAGACcgatatttatcttttttttatacATCACATCAGCCGATATACTTCTGTAGTAGAGCTGATTTAGAGTCGGGCACATCCGCAGGCACCCCGGTGCTGCTTCtgaattttattttaatgttacATTCCTGGGTTGCACAGTGATGCAGTGGTTAgtgctgctgccttgcagcaagaaggatctgggttcaaatcccgacCTGGAGTCTTtccgcatggagtttgcatgttctccctgtgcatgtgtgggttctctgcgggtgctccagcttcctcccacagtccaaaatcatGACTGTTAGGTTCATTGGTCTCTCTAAAAATTGTCCgtgtgtgcttggttgtgtgtctctgtgttg
This genomic window from Nothobranchius furzeri strain GRZ-AD chromosome 9, NfurGRZ-RIMD1, whole genome shotgun sequence contains:
- the cenpf gene encoding centromere protein F, whose translation is MSWAVEEWKDGLPGKALQKIQEMEAQLDKLRKERTHKQFQLESLEAALQKQKQKVDNERTEISALKRENQTLVESCDALEKGRQKIVRDLGIKEQQVSYLEGQLNSCRKTIERLEQELKKYKNDLDRSQPAGSSCSSSELQPCSTPQKTFATPAPVPAYRQQDNKLEELQEKYNQEVEERKRLETELKVLQVKTLSQSSVSVSHKDIAARQAGSSIFPWQQQDHGVRGQDAMETPLKRRGTSLWESHEETPIKSNQRMSSSRAVQSPCGSSQQTEQLKTLNQELRTRVLELERNLSNQEKEIRNQSSKLQELQTHLNQARKDLAERDRDLSKAGQERSQAADRHQQLEAKCSSVEQKLKQVSEELSCQRHNAESCKRNLEQKIKDQERNSQKELAQLQSSHQALDQQLNQTRTKLTQEVQQSKKDYNVLQADMEKMRLQKNQLEKEIEEQKQKMLRSEQSLQASQSKEQELCKKTEELQKEKNSLTVQLDRSSRSLSQLEEEKRSSDQVLKRTQGLLEDLKARSEGQSEDLKKLQSKLEQQNQAAARELDLLKKTLSEAETKHDKSQNELQKQKQETERLSSKLAVVEKESQELKSNLTASQNESKALKQEHQALLEWKKEKEALINQTEAVQTELNGKISSLESDLTVLNEAKNDLQNKLLCAEGDRTSLSAQIDALKGELLNKSTELEEKAHQYEMLQVQLSEAGHKHSKDLENVGKQLDQLGAQVKELESRLQKEISRAELAERTNAELQEEQRAACDLLHSKDQLVELGLAEISQLKESLHQSAAQQEELSVRLAEEKEALLKQCEENVLAKAEEVEHIKLQKEEVQQELLLSKNQISSLEQFLKVQEQLGAELQQLNKTMSEKEEELRKMYEEKSAELGELENELKDQRSQTEEKEQQLRGAEAQIVTLETQKSDLENKVEEMEKKAEMLQQRQTGRMNALQEQIASLEEQVAANREAAEELPVLKRQLEETNQSLHRINESLEAAEKSLSSTNEIKASLENALSEKTEQISAVEKEIKDLTEKMQSESKSHSLEVENLVNKEKSLREQLEVTRGSLAAAKTESSSRGDEIRAMKSTLSAASHGLEERDNAIKSLKEKLKKAEMEQIKASDLLKEKMVAMNKIKVQLEMLQMDLEDNESAMSVADNQMKELKETIASLNTQLAQSQTLVCEMEARLEESKAQVSVLETRLDEVQSQNSLLESKYVTAKEELLERSGEITRLEEDSVRRQQLEESVAALESKLRQTAESETRLRQTIQDNNDRHCLLLQEKAHLEVALKQLLDEKEQVDAEKAEKKKLEVRVGELSKEMKQLQTRVEQLLEEKKQMEGKVDQIAAEKLRVESDYDRVVEERSQLGVTLSLVKEEKLQLQGELCTLTSEKTDLVSTLKRITDNCSQVCEENTQLQSRMSRTAEENQQLQANIEKQQEEITSLREENQCVQRSLVSSEQERQNLKEHLEVTEKKNEEHNKEQNRKFEADQAELHQKLTVLQMELTELQQQHDLLLQQVVQQHGFIQQLSEPQGGPNPAEEIRHEEPEASGVSAETEAEPDFGTRTEFPPLNEQQELCDKDEREEEASFKASDSETGLIYDQLLEKKETFEEMKNDDEVSENQPETCDWPSAPSPKQSQKSPEHKSSQEQDFSSFKELFSKQEGQLESLRSDCDLLRSELQLRKELTSDLEVQIQSLEQKVQAAEQAAHDAMHQLSTTLEAKKVQDEEVTQLLEEKETLTLQLQTSKCQLMDVVEMLEGLEMAKGGWDEKFLQQESELKRVRSEKANLEQHILGMESELEAMQVESGRLKEEVETQKRTCSGMEQQMKTLQTETSQLRSELVSCTEDRDELSQSLGRWREKAHSLEKTDCDTRNLISILEDDIRAGGKEKEVLQSSVEKLEAQRDQLLEQVKVLEQVISQHNGETEELLGRLNQIREDQTSSSQNTESMAGKIQALQGEVSCLSQSLEASLLEKGEIASRLNSTQDEVQQMRTGIEKLQVRIESDERKKKKMGELLKAAQRRSDSLQDRIDALQREKEDLEQSLEAAVIQAETSKAELEDERKRVEEEKKELNKKLSDLSAALDSLRCEKAHLERELEAKNGEIEELKAAKDELERGLERAELDRREEEERQRNRVDELEKGRREDAEKQIRHIDDLLAQLGASREREGSLEQKCVETEREKQKIQSELVELDKEKEFLCGSLQELQADGERLCSQRDDLRTQMESLGEEIKDLQTRLEVKEEELRASEKEKEEDTRASVKSISSLTAEKEQLEERNGRLAEDKEKLQLRLFTLEEERENVLCTLESEKQEKDKLNQERRALEEERSTLQSQICLMEKEKQELHQTLSLSQREMEKTEQEKLKLEAEKEQLQSSVFKLEEEKKNLSSVVSLLDQEKQQAEEERERLREEREILQTTAASLEKELETNRRSVSELGKQVSDLTSQAARLSKDKDSALSKMSLWMKSCKQLEQEKQMLLDSSEGRSSEDLQTQVNLLKKEAEERQKEAEGLKASLEKKKMESDERLEENRRKNKELKELTDSLDRKNKEIEEKDCELEEVNRLLEEKSREADESLDKYCSLMVKVHKLEESNEGLKVRLEHLSAAQHTNEPNDADKRRRSGRKSSKPQEVKNDMENLVPSTALRSPRGPSAGKRGVGEMSDKDGAQEALHNLTKKIKASVVMTTPKPGPEQEDEEFRPEGLPELVQKGFADIPLGEASPFIVRRTTARRCSPRLAGRQTLPDAKVLGPIPLQSPSLMASPSQRSEDEAEQRERQVLTDQSAQGDNCKIQ